From the genome of Erythrobacter litoralis, one region includes:
- a CDS encoding PAS domain-containing sensor histidine kinase has translation MELTPLALVLIGLLLAAWTVGAAVVVLRASAKTKRTAALQKSLRRMQHLLDVAPAMPLLVRVDGRIEAPERLARWLGLEKMPGYLSELAAITDAGETRGLASRQLDALTEKIRITQKSATPFQLALNPPGSGRSLAFQGALADPQVSPGGAALVWVFDFTESDAELARLRAAANRAEADFAALVGLIEAAPMPMWFRASDMKLRLVNHAYVEAVGAQGAEQVVSGQAELLEPDDSGRSPADLARFALEKQEKNERIVTATIHGERRSLKVSDLPLGQEGVAGYAIDIEEQQQVERGFRAYREAQRAMLDQLSVGVAQFDGEERLVSANLPFARLFGLGAEAISERIAFERFLADARERGRTPEVRDFPEWRREHVAWFGLSEAQEEAWPLPGGTHLRIVGQPMPDGGLVFIAEDRTEQLALSATRDTLLRTRTATLDSLFEALAIFAPDGSVQLWNRSFAGTWGLTSEFLDTHPGAQELLDAIAENLVRPSEAKQIGAVVRAATLDRRGQGGRTELKDGRTLRFAGVPLPDGNGLLTVLDITDSQKAEQALRERASALEEADAVKARFLANMSYEFRTPLTTIGGYAEMLKSGAAGEELSGTAGEYVDAILAAVERLTEQVENVLDLSQSEAGLLPITKEEVDLLALLTEVVREREQAIIGAGLSLDLKGRRGREVMADRRQLARAVGNLLDNSIAATPAGGRILIEIPKPGEGDDWTAAIVLKDTGSGMSKADLDRAMEGLKKGGDGAIEKRSGLGLPLARQLVEAHGGTLVIESREGAGTTATIRLP, from the coding sequence ATGGAACTCACTCCGCTTGCCCTGGTGCTGATCGGATTGCTGCTCGCCGCATGGACGGTGGGCGCGGCGGTCGTGGTACTCCGCGCGAGCGCGAAGACGAAGCGCACTGCGGCGCTCCAGAAATCGCTCAGGCGGATGCAGCACCTGCTCGACGTGGCGCCGGCGATGCCGCTCCTGGTGCGGGTCGATGGGCGGATCGAGGCGCCCGAACGGCTAGCGCGATGGCTGGGTCTCGAAAAGATGCCGGGCTATCTGAGCGAACTGGCAGCGATCACCGATGCGGGCGAAACGCGCGGCCTTGCGTCCAGACAGCTCGATGCGCTGACGGAGAAGATCCGCATCACCCAGAAGAGCGCGACGCCGTTCCAGCTTGCGCTGAACCCCCCGGGATCGGGTCGCAGCCTCGCATTTCAGGGTGCGCTAGCCGATCCGCAGGTATCGCCGGGCGGAGCGGCGCTGGTGTGGGTATTCGATTTCACCGAGAGCGATGCCGAACTCGCCCGCCTGCGCGCGGCGGCGAACCGAGCCGAGGCCGATTTTGCCGCGCTGGTCGGCCTGATCGAGGCCGCGCCCATGCCGATGTGGTTCCGCGCGAGCGACATGAAGCTGCGGCTCGTAAACCACGCCTATGTCGAGGCGGTCGGCGCGCAAGGCGCGGAACAGGTGGTCTCCGGCCAGGCCGAACTGCTCGAGCCGGACGACAGCGGACGCAGCCCGGCCGACCTCGCCCGCTTCGCGCTCGAAAAGCAGGAAAAGAACGAACGCATCGTCACCGCTACGATCCATGGCGAGCGCCGCTCGCTGAAAGTGAGCGACCTGCCGCTCGGCCAGGAAGGCGTCGCGGGCTATGCCATCGACATCGAGGAACAGCAGCAGGTCGAGCGCGGTTTCCGGGCCTATCGCGAGGCCCAGCGCGCGATGCTCGACCAGCTTTCGGTCGGGGTCGCGCAGTTCGACGGCGAAGAACGGCTCGTTTCAGCCAACCTTCCGTTTGCACGGTTGTTCGGGCTCGGCGCGGAGGCGATTTCGGAACGGATCGCCTTCGAGCGCTTCCTCGCCGATGCGCGCGAACGCGGGCGCACGCCCGAAGTGCGCGACTTTCCCGAATGGCGACGCGAACACGTCGCCTGGTTCGGCCTGTCCGAAGCGCAGGAGGAGGCATGGCCGCTTCCCGGCGGGACCCATCTTCGCATCGTCGGCCAGCCCATGCCCGATGGCGGGCTCGTCTTCATCGCCGAGGACCGCACCGAACAGCTCGCCCTGTCGGCCACGCGCGATACGCTGCTGCGCACCCGCACCGCGACGCTCGACAGCCTGTTCGAGGCGCTGGCGATCTTCGCCCCCGATGGTTCGGTGCAGCTGTGGAACCGCAGCTTTGCAGGAACATGGGGCCTGACGAGCGAATTTCTCGACACCCATCCCGGCGCGCAGGAACTGCTCGATGCGATCGCCGAGAATCTCGTGCGTCCTTCCGAGGCGAAGCAGATCGGCGCGGTGGTGCGCGCGGCCACGCTCGACCGGCGTGGGCAGGGTGGACGAACCGAGCTGAAGGACGGACGCACGCTGCGCTTTGCCGGGGTTCCGCTGCCCGACGGGAACGGGCTTCTGACCGTGCTCGACATCACCGATTCGCAGAAGGCCGAACAGGCGCTGCGCGAACGCGCGAGCGCGCTCGAGGAAGCGGATGCGGTCAAGGCCCGCTTCCTCGCCAATATGAGCTACGAATTCCGCACTCCTCTGACGACGATCGGCGGCTATGCCGAAATGCTGAAGAGCGGTGCGGCGGGCGAGGAGCTGAGCGGGACGGCGGGCGAATATGTCGATGCCATCCTCGCCGCGGTCGAACGCCTGACCGAGCAGGTCGAGAACGTGCTCGACCTGTCGCAATCGGAAGCCGGTCTGTTGCCGATCACGAAGGAAGAGGTCGACCTGCTGGCGCTCCTGACGGAAGTCGTGCGCGAGCGCGAGCAGGCGATCATCGGCGCCGGGCTGAGCCTCGATCTAAAGGGACGGCGCGGACGCGAGGTTATGGCGGACCGCCGCCAGCTCGCGCGGGCAGTGGGCAACCTGCTCGACAATTCCATCGCCGCCACGCCCGCAGGCGGGCGGATCCTGATCGAGATACCAAAGCCAGGCGAAGGCGATGACTGGACCGCAGCGATCGTGCTCAAGGACACCGGCAGCGGCATGAGCAAGGCCGATCTGGACCGCGCCATGGAAGGCCTAAAGAAAGGCGGGGACGGCGCGATCGAGAAGCGCAGCGGACTGGGTCTGCCGCTCGCCCGGCAATTGGTCGAGGCGCATGGCGGCACGCTCGTGATCGAGAGCAGGGAGGGCGCGGGAACGACCGCGACGATCCGCCTGCCATGA
- the ahcY gene encoding adenosylhomocysteinase — translation MATATATPTTEYKIKDIALAQYGRDEIAIAETEMPGLMALREEYGSAKPLKGARITGSLHMTIQTAVLIETLIELGAEVRWATCNIFSTQDHAAAAMADRGIPVFAIKGESLADYWDYVGRIFDWASEGDPDLTANMILDDGGDATMFALWGARLEAGEEMPSPANAEEIEMQRALKAFVKAKPGYLTKTVKTVKGVSEETTTGVMRLYQIAKQGKLPFPAINVNDSVTKSKFDNLYGCKESLVDAIRRATDVMLAGKVACVAGYGDVGKGSAASLRDGGARVMVTEIDPICALQAAMDGFEVVSMEEATKRADIFVTATGNEDVITGEHMKAMKHMAIVCNIGHFDSEIQISALDNYEWKEIKEGTDMVTKPDGKSLLVLAKGRLVNLGCATGHPSFVMSASFTNQTLAQIELFTKSDEYENDVYVLPKHLDEKVAALHLEKLGVELTKLSQKQADYIGVPAEGPFKPDHYRY, via the coding sequence ATGGCCACCGCCACCGCAACGCCGACCACCGAATACAAGATCAAGGATATCGCCCTCGCCCAGTATGGCCGCGACGAGATCGCGATTGCCGAAACCGAAATGCCCGGCCTCATGGCCCTGCGCGAGGAATATGGCAGCGCCAAGCCGCTCAAGGGTGCGCGCATCACCGGCAGCCTGCACATGACGATCCAGACCGCGGTGCTGATCGAGACCCTGATCGAACTCGGTGCCGAAGTGCGCTGGGCGACCTGCAACATCTTTTCGACCCAGGACCACGCCGCTGCCGCCATGGCCGATCGCGGCATTCCGGTCTTCGCCATCAAGGGCGAGAGCCTGGCCGATTACTGGGACTATGTCGGCCGGATCTTCGACTGGGCGAGCGAAGGCGATCCCGACCTTACCGCCAACATGATCCTCGACGATGGCGGCGATGCCACCATGTTCGCGCTTTGGGGCGCGCGGCTCGAAGCGGGCGAGGAGATGCCGTCGCCCGCCAATGCCGAGGAAATCGAGATGCAGCGTGCGCTCAAGGCCTTCGTCAAGGCGAAGCCGGGCTATCTCACCAAGACCGTCAAGACCGTGAAGGGCGTCTCCGAAGAGACGACGACGGGCGTTATGCGGCTCTACCAGATCGCCAAGCAGGGCAAGCTTCCCTTCCCGGCGATCAACGTGAATGACAGCGTCACCAAGTCGAAGTTCGACAACCTTTATGGCTGCAAGGAATCGCTGGTCGACGCGATCCGCCGCGCGACCGATGTCATGCTTGCGGGCAAGGTCGCCTGCGTCGCTGGCTACGGCGATGTCGGCAAGGGTTCGGCAGCGTCGCTGCGCGACGGCGGCGCGCGCGTGATGGTGACCGAGATTGACCCGATCTGCGCCCTGCAGGCGGCGATGGACGGTTTCGAAGTGGTCTCGATGGAAGAGGCGACCAAGCGGGCCGACATCTTCGTCACCGCCACCGGCAATGAAGACGTCATCACCGGCGAGCACATGAAGGCGATGAAGCACATGGCGATCGTGTGCAATATTGGCCACTTCGACAGCGAGATCCAGATTTCCGCGCTCGACAATTACGAGTGGAAGGAGATCAAGGAAGGCACCGACATGGTGACCAAGCCCGACGGCAAGAGCCTGCTTGTCCTCGCCAAGGGCCGCCTCGTCAATCTCGGCTGCGCCACCGGCCACCCGAGCTTCGTGATGAGCGCGAGCTTCACCAACCAGACGCTCGCCCAGATCGAGCTGTTCACGAAGTCCGACGAATACGAGAACGACGTCTACGTCCTGCCCAAGCATCTCGACGAGAAGGTCGCCGCGCTGCATCTCGAAAAGCTGGGCGTCGAACTGACCAAGCTTTCGCAGAAGCAAGCCGACTATATCGGCGTGCCGGCCGAAGGCCCGTTCAAGCCGGACCACTACCGCTACTGA
- a CDS encoding peroxiredoxin, producing the protein MTISVGDKVPDVTLVKATADGPQQVQAGEYFAGKKVALFSVPGAFTPTCSAKHLPGFVDKAGDLKAKGIEEIVGTAVNDAFVMEAWNKSGGSDDITMLADGNADFVEALGLTMDGSGYGMGKRGQRFSMVINDGVVEQLNIEAPGDFKVSSAEYMLGQL; encoded by the coding sequence ATGACGATTTCGGTAGGCGACAAGGTTCCCGACGTGACGCTGGTCAAGGCGACCGCCGACGGCCCGCAGCAGGTCCAGGCTGGCGAATATTTCGCGGGCAAGAAGGTCGCGCTGTTCTCCGTCCCCGGCGCCTTCACCCCGACCTGTTCGGCCAAGCACCTGCCTGGCTTCGTCGACAAGGCCGGCGACCTCAAGGCCAAGGGCATCGAAGAAATCGTCGGCACCGCGGTCAACGATGCCTTCGTCATGGAAGCCTGGAACAAGTCGGGCGGTTCGGACGACATCACTATGCTCGCCGACGGCAATGCCGATTTCGTCGAGGCGCTGGGCCTCACCATGGACGGTTCGGGCTACGGCATGGGCAAGCGCGGGCAGCGCTTCTCGATGGTCATCAATGACGGCGTCGTCGAACAGCTCAACATCGAGGCTCCGGGCGATTTCAAGGTCTCGAGCGCGGAATACATGCTCGGCCAGCTCTGA
- a CDS encoding cytochrome b/b6 domain-containing protein, which yields MSEPADAGAGGTHRAKVWDPVVRLSHWSFVVLIPAMWWTAENSEWGWHRRLGLVLLGILTLRLLWGFVGPRTARFGDFLRAPGTVLAYFRGKLGGEGQWVGHNPAGGYSTLALLLAMLAQVSMGLFAGDPFDGMTGPLRPLVGVMTADTITETHETFFYVVLAFVVLHIAAIVFYEAVKKDRLVGAMVTGRRAVPAGAEGIGALPWGRALAALLFAGGFAYWIAQGAPPLT from the coding sequence ATGAGCGAGCCCGCTGACGCGGGAGCGGGAGGCACGCACCGGGCGAAGGTGTGGGATCCGGTCGTGCGCCTGTCGCACTGGAGCTTCGTCGTGCTGATCCCGGCGATGTGGTGGACGGCGGAGAATTCCGAATGGGGCTGGCACAGGCGGCTCGGCCTCGTCCTGCTCGGCATCCTCACGCTGCGTCTCTTGTGGGGCTTTGTCGGCCCGCGCACCGCACGTTTCGGGGATTTCCTGCGCGCGCCCGGCACGGTGCTCGCCTATTTTCGCGGAAAGCTGGGCGGCGAGGGGCAGTGGGTCGGGCACAATCCGGCCGGCGGATACAGCACGCTCGCGCTGCTGCTGGCGATGCTGGCGCAGGTTTCGATGGGGCTGTTCGCGGGCGATCCCTTCGACGGGATGACCGGGCCGCTGCGCCCGCTGGTAGGCGTGATGACCGCCGATACGATCACAGAGACGCACGAGACGTTTTTTTACGTCGTCCTTGCCTTCGTCGTGCTCCATATCGCCGCGATCGTCTTTTACGAGGCGGTGAAGAAGGACCGCCTTGTCGGTGCGATGGTCACGGGTCGGCGCGCCGTTCCCGCCGGGGCCGAGGGGATCGGGGCATTGCCGTGGGGAAGGGCGCTTGCAGCCTTACTGTTCGCGGGAGGATTCGCCTACTGGATCGCGCAGGGCGCGCCCCCGCTGACGTGA
- a CDS encoding c-type cytochrome codes for MVRDVTFRGIAVAAFAVALAGCGGEAPGAEAGLTNPVIEERHDNFEGIGDAFKAIRGQLEQESPDFSVIQANAEDINQRAGNIEQHFVEETAREAGYDTEALAAIWQKPEEFASATQKLIDTSAALVEAAGGGDPAAVGAAVKEMGGSCKNCHDQFRYDDEA; via the coding sequence ATGGTTCGAGACGTGACTTTCCGCGGCATCGCCGTCGCCGCCTTTGCCGTTGCTCTTGCAGGGTGCGGTGGCGAAGCGCCCGGAGCCGAAGCCGGCCTGACCAACCCGGTGATCGAAGAGCGGCACGACAATTTCGAGGGGATCGGCGATGCCTTCAAGGCAATCCGCGGTCAGCTCGAACAGGAAAGTCCCGATTTCTCGGTGATCCAGGCGAATGCCGAGGACATCAACCAGCGCGCCGGCAACATCGAGCAGCATTTCGTCGAGGAAACCGCGCGCGAGGCCGGCTACGACACCGAGGCGCTTGCCGCGATCTGGCAGAAGCCGGAGGAATTCGCATCGGCTACGCAGAAGCTGATCGATACCAGCGCCGCTCTCGTCGAGGCGGCGGGCGGCGGCGATCCGGCCGCTGTCGGAGCTGCGGTCAAGGAAATGGGCGGGTCGTGCAAAAACTGCCACGACCAGTTCCGCTACGACGACGAAGCCTGA
- a CDS encoding OmpA family protein, protein MSVISKRARLALFAGAAALVPASGAFAQEEMPQRNEEGTLATVYGSPPSDLEGLPEGPQIEGVITARNGSAIQVTSTNGSETIISVGAGTTIKSSGGFLGLDKDRLGPDALLRGLPVKVDTVQWGQRLLASDIDLKSRDLRTASMIDAGTRQQFAEQGAAIEENAAVAEALRGRVANIDQYNVKGTTNVYFDTGKYNLSGTARNDLCQFAQQAQEMDNALLLVVGYTDTTGSYEINQELSEKRAGRVTNFLQQQCKWEPWRMLTPTGMATADPAADNSTEEGRAQNRRVAVNILVSKSVDGM, encoded by the coding sequence ATGAGTGTCATTTCGAAGCGGGCCAGGCTCGCGCTCTTTGCAGGGGCGGCCGCGCTGGTGCCCGCATCGGGTGCATTCGCCCAGGAGGAAATGCCCCAGCGAAACGAAGAGGGCACGCTCGCCACCGTATACGGCTCGCCGCCGAGCGATCTCGAGGGCCTGCCCGAAGGACCGCAGATCGAAGGCGTCATCACTGCCCGCAACGGTTCCGCGATCCAGGTGACGAGCACCAACGGCAGCGAGACGATCATTTCGGTCGGCGCGGGCACGACGATCAAGTCCTCGGGCGGGTTTCTCGGACTCGACAAGGACCGGCTCGGGCCGGACGCGCTGCTGCGCGGCCTGCCGGTCAAGGTCGACACGGTCCAGTGGGGCCAGCGCCTGCTTGCCAGCGACATCGACCTGAAATCGCGCGACCTGCGCACGGCCTCCATGATCGATGCCGGCACGCGCCAGCAATTCGCCGAACAGGGCGCCGCGATCGAGGAGAACGCTGCCGTCGCCGAGGCTTTGCGCGGGCGGGTCGCGAACATCGACCAGTACAACGTCAAGGGCACGACCAACGTCTATTTCGACACCGGCAAGTACAACCTGTCCGGAACCGCCCGCAACGATCTGTGCCAGTTCGCACAGCAGGCGCAGGAAATGGACAACGCCCTGCTGCTCGTCGTCGGCTACACCGATACGACCGGCTCCTATGAGATCAACCAGGAGCTGAGCGAGAAGCGGGCGGGCCGCGTGACCAACTTCCTTCAGCAGCAGTGCAAGTGGGAACCGTGGCGGATGCTGACCCCGACCGGGATGGCGACCGCCGATCCGGCCGCCGACAACAGCACCGAAGAAGGCCGCGCGCAGAACCGCCGCGTTGCGGTCAACATCCTCGTCTCGAAGAGCGTCGACGGGATGTAA
- the folE gene encoding GTP cyclohydrolase I FolE produces the protein MNCLDHDSDDFDPDNPLNKPDVPEDVQDAIRTLIRWAGDDPEREGLLDTPKRVGRAWLEYCRGYGEDPAIHLSRVFEEVGGYDEIVLLKDIPFQSACEHHMAPITGKAHIAYLPDRRVVGISKLARVLHGFASRLQVQERLTAEVAQCIWDNLEPQGVAVVIEAQHGCMTGRGVKTHGVEMVTSRMLGCFLEDPRSRKEVMSLMGY, from the coding sequence ATGAACTGTCTCGATCACGACTCCGACGATTTCGATCCCGACAACCCGCTGAACAAGCCCGACGTGCCCGAAGACGTTCAGGACGCGATCCGCACGCTGATCCGCTGGGCTGGCGACGATCCGGAACGAGAGGGCCTGCTCGACACGCCCAAGCGCGTGGGCCGGGCCTGGCTTGAATATTGCCGCGGCTATGGCGAGGACCCGGCGATCCACCTTTCCCGCGTGTTCGAAGAAGTGGGCGGTTATGACGAAATCGTGCTGCTCAAGGATATTCCTTTTCAGTCGGCCTGCGAACATCATATGGCCCCTATCACCGGCAAGGCGCATATCGCCTACCTGCCGGACAGGCGGGTGGTGGGCATTTCCAAGCTCGCCCGCGTGCTGCACGGCTTTGCGAGCCGCCTGCAGGTCCAGGAACGCCTCACTGCAGAGGTTGCGCAGTGCATCTGGGACAATCTCGAACCGCAGGGCGTTGCCGTGGTGATCGAGGCGCAGCACGGCTGCATGACAGGGCGCGGGGTAAAGACCCACGGGGTCGAGATGGTGACGAGCCGGATGCTCGGATGCTTCCTCGAAGACCCGCGCAGCCGCAAGGAAGTGATGAGCCTGATGGGCTACTGA
- a CDS encoding metallopeptidase family protein, whose translation MAPTVPSPAEFERAAIRTIARLPDEFRTHLAEVVLRIEEFASAEQLASVGIASRWELTGLYEGVPLPEQSLWDVPHMPPAISLFRQPLLREMEETGVAFEALVRHVVIHEAGHHFGFSDEDMHALEDAAED comes from the coding sequence TTGGCCCCGACAGTTCCCTCACCCGCCGAATTCGAGCGCGCCGCGATCAGAACCATCGCGCGCCTGCCGGACGAATTCCGCACGCATCTTGCCGAGGTGGTGCTGCGAATCGAGGAATTCGCCAGCGCCGAACAGCTCGCCTCGGTCGGGATCGCAAGTCGCTGGGAGCTGACCGGGCTCTACGAAGGCGTGCCGCTGCCCGAACAATCGTTGTGGGACGTGCCGCACATGCCGCCCGCGATCAGCCTCTTCCGCCAGCCCCTGCTGCGCGAGATGGAGGAAACCGGCGTCGCGTTCGAGGCGCTGGTGCGCCATGTCGTGATCCACGAGGCCGGCCACCATTTCGGCTTTTCCGACGAGGACATGCACGCGCTAGAGGATGCTGCCGAGGACTGA
- a CDS encoding NUDIX domain-containing protein, producing MHQRPLHKDHGGLWEFPGGKVEDYEKPAESLVRELREELGITLRAADLGPAAFAEESEVTGGVPIVILLYIVRVWKGEPRALEGGRIDWFDPEGIARLAKPPLDSELAGRLFVDRAAATLP from the coding sequence ATGCACCAAAGACCCTTGCACAAGGATCATGGCGGGCTCTGGGAATTTCCCGGAGGCAAGGTTGAAGATTATGAAAAACCTGCGGAATCTCTCGTAAGGGAATTGCGCGAGGAGCTGGGGATCACGCTGCGGGCCGCCGATCTCGGACCGGCCGCTTTCGCCGAAGAGAGCGAGGTCACGGGGGGCGTGCCGATTGTCATTTTACTTTACATCGTTCGCGTGTGGAAAGGCGAACCGCGTGCGCTCGAAGGGGGCAGAATCGACTGGTTCGACCCCGAGGGAATCGCCCGCCTGGCCAAGCCGCCGCTCGATTCCGAGCTCGCGGGCCGCCTTTTTGTCGACCGGGCCGCGGCGACTTTGCCATGA
- a CDS encoding Flp family type IVb pilin, whose amino-acid sequence MILAKFLKHIGNDKSGATAVEYGLIVSLIVIAAVGSFQAVADENDNMWQRVQDASNEAVGN is encoded by the coding sequence ATGATTTTGGCGAAATTCCTTAAGCACATCGGGAACGACAAGTCAGGTGCCACCGCCGTTGAATATGGCCTGATCGTCAGCTTGATCGTGATTGCTGCAGTGGGTTCGTTTCAGGCCGTGGCCGATGAGAACGACAACATGTGGCAGCGCGTTCAGGATGCATCGAATGAGGCGGTGGGTAATTAG
- a CDS encoding Flp family type IVb pilin, translating to MTFFNKLARDEQGATAIEYGLIAALIAVAAIAAMSTLGNNLTATFEAVSTEMAQPST from the coding sequence ATGACCTTCTTCAACAAGCTGGCTCGCGACGAGCAGGGCGCCACCGCCATCGAATACGGCCTTATCGCCGCCCTGATCGCGGTCGCCGCGATCGCCGCGATGAGCACGCTGGGCAACAACCTGACCGCCACGTTCGAAGCTGTTTCGACCGAAATGGCACAGCCGTCGACGTAA
- a CDS encoding M48 family metalloprotease, whose translation MPNIFGSRKTAPLAAVSAAALALTGCVGGAPIPSSSAPITQAEAKQGAEYHPQFLEQFGGAMSGPQAAYVEQVGKGIAVHSGLGNARESFTVSLLNSPAHNAFAIPGGYVYTTRQLVTLMDNEAELAAVLGHEVGHVAARHSQRRQQAAQRNSILGILGAIGSSILLGNSGLGDTLSRTFLQGSQLLTLSYSRSQETEADNLGILYLTRAGYDPRAMGTVLASLAEQNNLEARVQGRNASIPEWASTHPNPASRVREALAKASPLAPGVTNGDTFLSRIDGLLYGDDPEQGIIEGLRFIHPDLRLTFTVPQGYYMVNGTRAVSINGQVGQAQMSLGPYTGDLDRYVRGVFAGVGGENQRLAPQEVRLTSVNGLRAGVGTARVNAQNGAIDVVVYAYEFAPDRAYHFAAVTPAGRANVFAPMFQSMRRITSQEAANVVPKRLQVVTVGRGDTIAGLARRMAYPTAQEERFRVLNSLGSGDRLTPGQKVKLVVRAR comes from the coding sequence ATGCCCAATATATTCGGATCGAGGAAAACCGCCCCGCTTGCCGCCGTATCGGCGGCCGCCCTCGCGCTGACGGGTTGCGTCGGCGGCGCGCCGATCCCCTCGTCCTCCGCTCCGATCACCCAGGCCGAAGCGAAGCAGGGTGCGGAATATCATCCGCAATTCCTCGAGCAATTCGGCGGTGCGATGAGCGGGCCGCAGGCCGCCTATGTCGAACAGGTGGGCAAGGGGATTGCGGTCCATTCCGGCCTCGGCAATGCGCGCGAGAGTTTCACGGTGAGCCTTCTCAACAGCCCCGCGCACAACGCCTTCGCGATCCCGGGCGGCTATGTCTACACGACCCGACAGCTGGTGACGCTGATGGACAACGAGGCGGAGCTTGCCGCCGTGCTCGGCCACGAAGTCGGGCACGTCGCCGCGCGCCATTCGCAGCGCCGCCAGCAGGCCGCGCAGAGGAACTCGATTCTCGGCATTCTCGGCGCGATCGGCAGTTCGATCCTGCTTGGCAATAGCGGTCTCGGCGACACGCTCTCGCGCACTTTCCTGCAGGGCTCGCAGCTCCTGACCCTGAGCTATTCGCGCAGCCAGGAGACCGAGGCGGACAATCTTGGCATCCTTTACCTAACCCGCGCCGGGTACGATCCGCGCGCCATGGGGACGGTGCTGGCGAGCCTTGCCGAGCAGAACAATCTCGAGGCGAGGGTGCAGGGGCGCAATGCCTCGATCCCCGAATGGGCCTCGACCCACCCGAACCCGGCGAGCCGGGTGCGCGAAGCGCTCGCCAAGGCGAGCCCGCTCGCGCCCGGTGTCACCAATGGCGACACGTTTCTCTCGCGGATCGACGGGCTGCTTTACGGCGATGATCCCGAACAGGGTATCATCGAGGGGCTGCGCTTCATCCATCCGGACCTGCGGCTGACCTTCACCGTGCCGCAGGGCTATTACATGGTGAACGGAACGCGGGCGGTCAGCATCAACGGACAGGTCGGGCAGGCGCAGATGAGCCTCGGGCCCTATACCGGCGATCTCGACCGCTATGTGCGCGGCGTCTTTGCAGGCGTCGGCGGTGAGAACCAGCGTCTTGCGCCGCAGGAAGTGCGCCTCACGAGCGTCAACGGGCTGCGCGCAGGCGTCGGCACGGCGCGGGTCAATGCGCAGAACGGCGCCATCGACGTGGTCGTCTATGCCTATGAATTCGCTCCCGACAGGGCCTATCACTTTGCCGCCGTGACGCCTGCCGGCCGGGCCAATGTCTTTGCACCGATGTTCCAGTCGATGCGCCGGATCACGTCGCAGGAAGCTGCGAATGTCGTGCCCAAGCGGCTGCAGGTGGTGACGGTGGGGCGCGGCGACACGATCGCTGGTCTTGCGCGGCGGATGGCCTATCCCACGGCCCAGGAAGAACGCTTTCGCGTGCTCAATTCGCTCGGGTCCGGCGACCGTCTGACGCCGGGGCAGAAGGTCAAGCTCGTGGTGCGCGCGCGCTGA
- a CDS encoding acetyl-CoA carboxylase carboxyltransferase subunit alpha, protein MSKVSYLEFEKPVQTIDERIAALRTVDAEHDVDVAEEIARLEAKSADLLASTYASLTPWQKTQVARHPQRPHFRDYVAHAFEEFVPLGGDRLYGDDQAIMGGFARLDGRRIMLIGHEKGNDTQSRIKHNFGMGKPEGYRKAIRLMELAGRFGLPVVTLVDTSGAFPGIEAEERGQAEAIARSTEACLALRVPMVAAIVGEGGSGGAVALASAERVLMLEHAVYSVISPEGCASILWRTAEKAPDAAEAMKVTAQHLKRLKVIDRIVKEPAGGAHRGPAAAASALGKAIGEELDGLSGLSIDALIARREDRFLQLGG, encoded by the coding sequence ATGTCCAAGGTTTCCTATCTCGAGTTCGAAAAGCCGGTGCAGACCATCGACGAACGCATCGCCGCGCTGCGCACGGTCGATGCCGAACACGATGTCGATGTCGCCGAGGAAATTGCTAGGCTCGAAGCCAAGAGCGCGGACCTTCTTGCCAGCACCTATGCCTCGCTTACCCCGTGGCAGAAGACGCAGGTCGCGCGTCATCCACAGCGCCCGCATTTCCGCGATTACGTGGCGCACGCCTTCGAGGAATTCGTACCGCTGGGCGGCGACCGGCTCTATGGCGACGACCAGGCGATCATGGGCGGCTTTGCCCGGCTCGACGGGCGGCGGATCATGCTGATCGGCCACGAAAAGGGCAACGACACGCAAAGCCGGATCAAGCACAATTTCGGCATGGGCAAGCCCGAGGGCTATCGCAAGGCGATCCGCCTGATGGAACTGGCTGGGCGATTCGGCCTGCCGGTCGTGACGCTGGTCGACACGTCGGGTGCGTTTCCCGGGATCGAGGCGGAGGAGCGCGGCCAGGCCGAAGCGATCGCACGTTCGACCGAAGCCTGCCTGGCGCTGCGCGTCCCCATGGTCGCCGCGATCGTGGGCGAGGGCGGATCGGGCGGCGCGGTGGCGCTTGCCAGCGCGGAGCGGGTGCTGATGCTGGAACACGCGGTCTATTCGGTGATCTCGCCCGAAGGCTGCGCCTCGATCCTGTGGCGCACTGCCGAAAAGGCGCCCGACGCGGCTGAGGCTATGAAGGTGACCGCGCAGCATCTCAAGCGGCTCAAGGTGATCGACCGCATCGTCAAGGAGCCTGCCGGCGGCGCACATCGCGGACCGGCGGCAGCGGCGAGCGCTCTGGGCAAGGCAATCGGCGAGGAACTGGATGGGCTTTCCGGCCTGTCGATCGATGCGCTGATCGCCCGGCGCGAGGACCGCTTTCTACAGCTCGGCGGCTGA